A window of Bacteroidota bacterium genomic DNA:
AAAGTGTCTATACTCAGATTAAAAATGCGTTTATACGGAGCATAAAACTGAGCCCTGCCTGTTTTTGAATTTGAAACTCGATAAACAGGATCTTTCATGGGAATAATTTCCCCGTCATGAATGGTATATTCATTCAATTCCTTTTCATTGGTCACAACGTCGGCAACCCGCTTATTGACATACTGTTGATTGAAGCGCATAAAATTGTCTTCGCTTCCTAATTTGGTGATCAACGCATCATATTTTTTATCCCGTTGATCGGCAGCCTGATTGTACTTAGCAATATACTGCTGCAAGGCAACCGAAAGGAAATCATTAATGTTATTATAGGTTTCCCTGTTATACTGCCCATTTTTGATATTAGCGGCAAAGGCAGGAAGCTGCCACTGCAGATCATCAGCCAACTTAATCACTTCATTACCCATGACAGTCAGGTTCTTTTGTAATTTGGCTGAATCAACCTTCACCAGCAAGCCCTTGCACTGCTCATTCAGCTCTTTCAAAACCGGAATCCCATAAGACTTATAGAAGATGGACTTTTCAATATCCCTGTCCAGATTATAAAAGTTCCGTTCAAAACGGTTATCCTTAAATTGGGTAACCATAAGAGCTTCGTATGCCCAGCGGCCGATAATTGCATCCCCCACAAAAGGTACATATTCCTGTGAAGTAATCTTGTTGTGCATCTTGTCGTATTCGATGACTACTCCGCTCAGGAGCAACTGGGGTACCATCAGAACAGGAACCAGGATATAGATGGCTGCAGCCGAGCTCAATCCAGAAGAAATGATCAGGCCCATCATATTGGCCGAACAGGAGGCCGTAAACAGGATGAGCCAGTAACTTAAGGTCATTCCTTTGATTTCTAGCATGTAATTTCCAATCAGGACAAAAATCAACATCTGGATGGCCGAGATGATAAAAAGCACCACGATTTTGGAAAAGAGGTAGGAGGAACGGCTCAAATCCAGAAACTCTTCCCGCTTAAGTATTTTCCTATCCTTGAAAATTTCTTCGGAGCTGATCACCAGTCCCAGGAATAAGGCCACAATGACCGACATGAACAGAAAAGCAGGTATATTGGGATTTTCGCTGAAAATATACTTAGGACTATCGTTGACCAGGATAAAACATTTTGAGAAGAAGGCCAAAATGACAGCCAAAAGCGGAGCTTCCAGGGTATTGATCACCAGGTACTGACGGTTGTGCAATTTTGATAAAACATCCCTTTGCAGGAAAATCTTGAATTGTTTAAAATGCCCGGGTATGCTGAAATTGCTTTTAGGAATGGATGAATCATGCTGCCTTTTTATCTTTTTGACATTCACATCAATATTAGAAAGGTACATCTGGTACCATTCTTCGGGGAAAGTTTTGCGTTTGCGGGTCAGCCGGCCATTACTGTCGACCACACGGGCTTCAACAATGCGAAGAATCTGATCGGTATTGATATTACCGCAATTCATGCATTCGCTTTCATCGGCATCGGGATATTTGGCTGCATTTTTAAAATAGGTAACGGCACTGAGGGGATTTCCGTAATAGATAATCCTTCCTCCCAGGTCCATGACCAGCAGTTTATCCAGCATCTTAAAAACATCGGAGGAAGGCTGGTGGATATTGGCTATAACCAGTTTCCCTTTCAGTGCCTGACGCTTCAGGAGGTTGATTACTTTTTCGGAATCGGCAGATGAAAGTCCGGAGGTGGGCTCATCGACAAACAAAATGGAAGGCTCCCGGATCAGTTCCAGAGCGATATTTAAACGTTTGCGCTGCCCGCCGCTAAGAATAGTGGTGATGGCATCACCTACATATAAATCGCGGGCTTCGACCAAATCAAATTCCACCAGGGCTTTTTCAACCACTTTTCGGATTTCTTCCTCTGAATATTGATTAAAACAAAACCTGGCACTGAAATACAGGTTCTGATAAACGGTGAGTTCCTTAATCAGCAGGTCATCCTGAGGCACATATCCGATAATGCCCTTAATCTTATCTTTATCCTGATGAATGTCGTAACCGTTAATTTTGATGGTTCCATTCTTGGGTTTAAGGTTTCCGTTCAACAGGTTAAGCAGGGTGGATTTTCCTGAGCCACTTCCGCCTATAATGCCAATCAACCGGCTTGAATCTTCCGAAAAATTAAACCGTTTAACCCCGTTTGTACTGTTATAATAACTGTACTCTATTTCTTCGGCAGCAAAAACAAATTTATTTTCAATGCCGGCCTGGATAAACTGGCCGGCGACACGGCTGAAATAAAGGGAACCGATTTTGGAACTTTTGATGGTTGCGCCCATTGACCATATATAGGAACGGTCGGGCTTTATATAATGGCCGTTCAGGAACAGGGAAAGCCTTCCATAATAGCGGCAGACATAAGTATTGGTAGAAGGCAGGTGCAGAACAACGATCAAACCGTCTATTTTTTTGTTCACCATGTGCTTGATCTCCGGCCTGTCAGAAGATTCTTTGGAATCGATAATCAGGATCCTTTCCGGATGCTGGCATTGATCCAATTCCCCGAAAGTAAAGGATTTGATGTCCTCATATTCATCTTCCCTGATTTTCAGATGCTGGGCCACAGAATTAATGAATTTCAGTTCTGAATCATCCAAACTATTGCCCCTGCTGACAAAATCAAGGAGATAAATCAGGACAATAATCTTTTGTTCCTGTTCCAGCTCTTCATTAATCTGGGTACATAGTTCAACAATAAAAGAGCCATTGGAAATATTTGACCGGGCTTTCTGCTCGCTGTTTTCGTAAAACTGCTCAGGATGAAACAGCCTGACCTGTCGGTCAAAATATTCAATATATTTATGGACAACCTCATGGGTGTACTGAAGGTCAAGGTAATCCTTAACAATTTCGCGATCGTTTTCAAAATGTCCTTCCTTATTGACATTGGCAACAATAGCGAACAAATGCATCAAGGCTTTTAAAATTGACTCGTTCATCTGTTCATCTGTTTATATGTTAAAAAAACAGCCCATTGCAAAAGCACGGGCTGTCCTTGTCATCAAAAATTTTTACATTAATCAACAAATGATTGACGCACCGTTTGGATAGTTTTTAAAATAGTCATGTATTCTTTTTCAGTAAGGCCCTTGCTTGCTTTGTCAAAAGAAGGCTTCAGCACCATCAGTTTGTTTTCTATATCTTTGATATCCTTGTCTGAATCATGAGCTTTTAATAAGGACATCAGTTTGGTATACGAATCTTTCTGCTTGACGATAATCTTAACCAGGCCTGAATAATGATAAGTGTCCTCGGAAATATGCGTAGCAATGTACATGGCTTCCACCCACATACCGGAAACCATCACTATGGCCAGGTCAGAATTGCTCTTTTCATTCAGGTATTTATAAGTATCGTAAAAAGTATTGGATATTACTTTGGTCAGTGTATCCTTATTGTTTAGTTTTTGCTTGTATTCCTCAGTGAGCATCTTGTTAAGATTGATGTTAATTCCCAACTTGTCAATGAGATTTTTCACAGCTTTGGAATAAAACTTAATATCCTGTTTTTGGTCATAAGCAGCAGCATAGGCTAAATCTGTACCATAAACGCCCAGATTAATGGCTTTGCTTTTTTCCTTAAAATATTTGTCAAGCTTATTGACAGGATTTAATGAAGAAGGAACATAATTAGCTCCTATATCATTCAGCATCTTTGTTGTTTCAAACAAAGTAGGTAGAGGGAAAACTACTTCTTTAACTTCCTTAGTCAAGGTTTTTAAATTAGCACTGTCCGCGGAATTATAACTTTGCTTATCAGCCTGATTTCTACTTTGACAAGAAGCCAGCAATAACATAGCAGCCAGCACAATAGCCAGCCGAGCCTTAATTGTTTTTTTCGAAAACATGTTTTGAAATTTTTTTAATTATACCTTCTTTACAAATATAATTAAATGGAATTAATTATGAGTAAATTCTTCAAAAATTTTAAGCTTAATGGATAGTTTGTTATAATATTAAGCTTTTAAAGTAATTTTTTAAATAAAAAAGATAAAAAAGGAAAATCAGGTTTTATCTGAAGACAAATCCTGAATTTTGTAAAAATAAATTAAAGAGCAGGTTTATAAGCCGGGTTCTGTGTCCAAAATTGGATTTCTATCATTTATCTAGTCCTGGCATCACTGCCAGGCTCAAGCGACCTACCCCCCGGCATTGGACGAGCAGCCCTTAATTGCCGGTATACATGGTCTTACAACCCATACGTTGAACGGCTTCCAATGTCGCCACCGGAACCGGTGAGCTCTTACCTCGCCTTTTCACCCTTATCAGCAAAAGCTGACGGTTATTTTCTGTTTCATTGACAATACCCTCGCGGGTATCTTCCCGTTAGGAAGTATGGTGCTCTTTGTTGCCCGGACTTTCCTCTCTCTGCCCAAAGGCAGACAGCGATAGAACAACCTGCTCAGTAATTTATCCACAAAATTTCCCCTTTTTCAAAGGGAAACAAATATATAATCTTTATCTTATTTAATCAGTACAATTGTTGCCCCATATCCATATTCCCTGAAAGAAGCGTCCTGATACTTCAGCTGGGGATATTTCTGATCCAGGCATTTGCGAAGTTCAAACTTTAAGCGCCCGTTCCCAATGCCATGAATGAATACGATCTTGGGAATATGGTTACGTATAGCCCCTTCAAGGGCAATTTCAAATTTCGCCAACTGTATGTCCATAATTTCATTGGGATCCAGGGATTTATAATTATCCACCAGCTTTTCAATGTGTAAATCCACTTCATCAGGGGCAGGAGTGGCCTGCCTGTTTTTATGTACCACCACTTTTTTCCGTGCCGGTTCCTTTTCCCGGATTATCTCCCGTATATTTTTCCCGGATACCTTGTCCATTTCCTTGGCAATGTTACTCGAAGAAATGTAATAAGTCAGGGCAGGGCCGTCAAAATAATCATTTTCGGAATAATTGTCTAAATTACAGACCAGGGAAGTATCAATTTTTATTTCTTCGGCCAAGGGTTCCTGAGGTCTGTACTTGCCAGTTTTAAGCAATATCAGTTCAAAGCGCAACCCCGTGATTTTGTCCAACTTATCGCGGGTATAGGTTCCAAGAAGAAATTTCGTTTCCCCTTCCAGGGCCCCGCTTTTGATATGACGAAAGCTGCCCTGTTCGTTTGCAGCCAGGTTAAACAGCAATGAATACTGGCAATCATTGATCAAATAAAGGTTGTACACAGAATTTCCCTTTTCCCTGTTATGGGTAAATGCGCACAATATACTGACAACCGTATCCGTATCTTCAGCTGTATCTTCAGGTTCCGGTTCATTCAGCTGCTCAATCAGTTTATTTTCTTCTTTTTTGAAAAAGTAATATTCAGTATCCTCAATCCCGCCTTCGGTTTCTTCTTCTGTCAATTCTTCATCTTCAACCTGAGGGACAGGTTTCTTTTTCCCTTTTCTGATTTCTTCGCCCTGCTTATTGAATGTAGAAACATCATAAACCGCACCTGAGCTATTCTGGGAATCGCCATCATACACCAATTCGGAAAGCAGTACCGGCAGTTCAAAGCCATCTTCAATTTCAACCAATACCGTTGTCTTGTCTATGGATTTGGTAATAATACCGCCGCCTGTATCATTTAAAAATTTTACTTTATCACCTATTTTAAAGTTCATATATTTTTTGAATTAAACACGATCAACCCAAACAAAAGGCTTTTTAAAGCTGATCAATTATTATGCAAAATTAACTAATTTTGCCGTTTATTTAGAATAAATATGGACACCAAAGAAGTATTAATTGACGATTACAATTATGATTTGCCTCAGGAGAGAATTGCAAAATACCCGCTTGCCCAAAGAGACGAATCCAAACTGCTGATTTATAAAAACCAGGATATCCTGCAGGATGTATTTAAAAATATTGCCGACTACCTCGACAGTTCCTATCTGCTGATAAGAAACAATACCAAAGTTTTCCAGGCCAGGTTATTGTTTAAAAAAGAAACAGGGGCGGAAATTGAAATTTTCTGCCTCGATCCGCTTGATCCTTCGGATTATGCCTTATCCTTTCAGTCAAAAAATCATTGTATATGGAATTGTCTGATTGGAAACCAGAAACGTTGGAAGGGCCAGGATCTGACAAAATCATTTGATTTCGAAGGAAAAACATATAGCCTGTCGGCAACCAAAATCTCGGAAGATTCGGGCATTAACGCCATAAAATTTTCATGGGACAACAGCGAAATCACTTTTGCTGATGTCATGGAAGCCTGCGGGTTGATTCCTTTGCCCCCTTATTTGCACCGTGATGCCGAAGATTCCGATAAAGTCAGGTATCAGACCATTTATTCCAAATTTGAAGGTTCGGTTGCAGCCCCGACGGCCGGCTTGCATTTCACTCCCGAAGTACTGGAAAGCCTGAAAGCTAAAAACATTGATACAGCCGAGTTGACCCTTCATGTGGGGGCCGGAACATTTAAACCTGTCAAAACCGAATGTATTGGTGAACATGAAATGCATACCGAGCATTTTTTTGTCAGAAAGGCTGAACTGAAAAAAATCATTGACAATGCTCAAAATATTGTTGCGGTAGGGACAACCACCGTCAGGACATTGGAAAGCCTGTATTGGCTGGGAGTTAAGTTGCTGACCAGGCAGGACGAATTTGAAGAAAATTACCATCTTTCACAATGGGAGGTGTACGACATGCCTCAGGATATTTCTCCAAAAGAGTCGCTCAATGCTTTATATAACTACCTGCTGGACAACAACCTTGAATTGTTGCATGCTTCCACCCAGATCATTATTGCCCCGGGATATCATTACAAATTGTTGAAAGCCCTGATCACCAATTTCCATCAGCCCAAGAGCACCTTGTTGCTCTTAATTGCCGCCCTAATCGGAGATAAATGGAAAGAGGTTTACCACTTCGCAATGGAAAATAATTTCCGCTTTTTAAGTTATGGCGACAGCTCTTTGCTTTTCAACAGAAATCTTTAAACGGCTTGATAAATAAAAATTGCCAGGGTGACCTGGCAATTTTTTATTTTATCGCATCTTCTGCAACTAAAAAAGAATATAATCCAATATTTTCATTCTTGATATTGTGACAGTTCCCTGGTCAGCTTAACGGCTTCCTTCACCTTTATCTTTTTCCCGTTTTGATAAGCAATGACAAATGCACGCGGGACATCGGTCTTGTTTAGTAAATCGTTGGCAGCTTTAAAATTGTCGAATGTACCAATAGAATATCTGTACCAGCCATCTTCATAAATCATATCTATACGATAATTACCTGTGTACAAAGTCCTTAAATACTGTTCACTTAAAGGAATGGTATGAGCAGCAATCTGTACCTTAAAAATAACAGGAGCAATTAATTCTTCTTTTTTTTCAGCATTTACGGATTTCTTTGAAGAATCGACTACGGCAAAATTACTGGGATTGTTAGGAACCTCGTCGGGTTTAACTTTTTCTTCCCAGTCATAAGCATATAAAACAGGCCAATCCTGATATTTTCTTAAAACGCGGTTTTGCTTCTGGATAGCTGTAAATTCCAGGTTCAGGGATGATAACAGATTCATGTAGGCTTTGGTATAATTGGTCATCAGCAGGGACTGCTGGCGTTTATCCTGGGCCGCTTTATAATAAATTTTAGATTCACGTTCCAGAGTCTTGGTTGGTACCAGTTCCTTGACATATACCCCATGAACCTTTTCCCAAAAACGGGCTATATATTTTTCGTTTGTTTCATACTTTATCTTGTTGGCATTGCTAAAAGCATCAGAAGCCTCTTTCATCTTCAGATAGGCGGTCTTATTACATTCCTTGTTTGAATCGGCCAGGCTGATATCAGGCTGGAACAAAGTTTCTGCTTCTCCCATCAGTTTTTTGCTTTCTTCAATCTGGGAATTGGCTTTGTCAATTTTCCGCTGGTCAGACTTGCTGTATGCCAAATTGAGATTGTCATCCGCCGGTATATCCACTTTCTGTGCTACAACAGACGAATAAAGAAATCCGCTACAAGCAAGTACAATGATAAATTTCCACTTATTCATTTGTCCGTAGTTTTGTTTAAGTACAAATTTAAAAACCAAATAACAGAAAAAATTTTAAATAGCTGCAGGTTTAGTGAAAAAAATTACGGCAACCTCACTTTTTCAATGGTTTGAACAGATATTCCAGTCCATTAACCTTGATTTCATAAACCTCTGCCAGCATTTTGCCCAGTTCTCCCTTAGGAAACCCTTTCTGCTTAAACCAAACCACATAAGGTTCGGGCAAATCAATCAACAACCTGTTCGCATACTTTCCAAAAGGCATCCTGGCATTGGCCAGCTTAAGCAGGTGTTCCTTATCAGGGAAAACATCATTTTCTTCCATAAAGGGTTTAATTTTAATCTATATATTTGTTTCTGACCTTATTCCGCAGGATCCAAAGGCTTACGAAAGGAATCAATGCATAACCTTAAATACCAATTCTTTCAGAAGCTCACCCTGAGGCACAGAGACGCTTCCTTTACCTTTTGATTTCAAATCATATTCCCGTAAAAGGGAAATATTCTCAACCGCTTTACGGGCGCTGTATTTTTTTGCAGCCAGCTCATAATCCTTTACAAAAAACGGGCTTATTTTAAGGGTAGAAGCCACTTTGTACTGCGATTTATCATTCATATAATGGTAAAGCAATATCTTATTAAAAAAAGCATAAAGTATGGAAAAGGTCAACACAATAGGATTACTGCTTGGATTCTTGGAAAAATGGTCAATGATGCGGTTGGCTTTTAAAACATTTTTCTGCGCAATGGCCTTTTGCAATTCAAAATTATTGTAATCCTTGCTGATCCCAATGTTTTTTTCAATGTGTTCGGGAGTGATATTGTTACTGTTAGCCGGAAGAGTAAGAATAAGCTTATTAATGGCATTGACGATTTTGCTCAGGTCGTCACCCAGGAAATCAACCAGCATACGCCCACCGGCGGGATCAACAGTATAATGGTGACTTTTCAAATATTTTCCAATCCATTCAGGTATCTTATCTTCATAAATCTTGGAAGATTCAAATAAAACGCCGTTGCTTTCAACCAGTTTGTAAAGTTTTTTCCGCTTATCCAGGGTTTTATACTTATAATCAACAACCAGGACGGTCGATTTTAGTGGTTTTTCAACATAATAGGCCAGTGTTTCTATGTCTTTGATGTTCTGTGCTTCCTTGACAATGACCACCTGGTATGGGGACATCATAGGGAAACGTTTGGCGGTATTGATCACAGTGGCTGCATCAACATCACGGCCAAACATGACAATCTGGTTAAAATCCTTTTCTTCTTTAGTTAAAACGTGGTCTTCAATATAATCCGAAATTTCGTCGATGAAATAAGATTCTTCGCCCATCAGAAAATAAATGGGAGAGTAGCTCTTATTCTTCAAATCACTCATGATTTGTTCGAATGTCACCTTGGGTTTTGCAGCCATGATCTTTCAGAATTACAGATAAATGAAAAAGATATAAAACCTATCTTTTTAAGATACCAAAAGTAACAATTATGAGCATTTCATCATTCCTAAAAAAAGAAAAGTTGCCTATAAATTTAAATTAAGGGGTTCAACACATCAGTCAATAAATTATATTTACAAAGTCATTTTTTGAGAGATAGTCATTTAAAGTTTCCTGAAAATCGTGAAGACTCATTTTAAACTTATTTATATGCGGATTTATTCACCCAAACAGTTGATCGTCCTATTCGTTATGCTGCTGATTTTATCGGCAGCCTGCGCTTCCACGCACAAATATCACAAAATGAAAGCTATGCCTTGTCCCTGCGAGAAAAAACAAAGCCAGATTTTTGTACAACCCGGCTCACTGCAAATATTTTACAGTTAAACTTATTCTTTACGGTTCCAGATTTCCCAGGACCTTTCTGCCTGTAAATGAAGCATTTCCAATCCGTTTTTTACGATTGCTCCCCTTTCTTTTCCATGTTGGAGAAAAAGGGTTTCATCAGGATTATAAATCAAATCGTAAAGTAAGTGGTTCGGGCCTATCCACTGGTAAGGAATTGCGGGACATTCGTTAAAATGGGGGAACATTCCCACCGGCGTGGAATTGATAATCAGTGTATATTCCTCAATAAGCTGACGTTCAAGCTGGACATAACTTAAATCTGAAGAAGATTTAGGGGAACGGGAAACAAAACGGTAACGTATTCCCAGCGAATCCAAAACAAAGGAAACTGCTTTGGAAGCTCCACCTGTCCCCAGGATTAATGCTTTTTTATGTGAAGGCTCCAGCAAAGGGAGCAGGGAATGATAAAAACCATACACATCGGAATTATGACCGCTTAATCTTATCTTTCCACCTGTTCTGCTGATTTTTATGGTATTCATTGCACCGACTTTCCTGACAACATCATCCATGCTGTCCATAAAAGCCATTACTTTCTCCTTATAAGGAATGGTAACATTTAATCCCCTTATTTCTGTATATGTTTCAAGAAGTATGGGCAATTGGGATATATCCTCAAGAGGGAACAATTTGTATTCGGAATCGGCAATCTTCTCCTTCCTGAACTTATTTGCAAAATATTCAGGAGAAAATGAGTGGGAAAGAGGATAGCCAATTAAACCATATATATTCATTCCCCAGTTCCTCTTTCCATTTAAGATTATTTTTTCAATTCCTTGGGCAGAAAATCAAAGAAGGTATCACCCCTGAATCCCAACCTCAGGCATTCTAATGGGATGACATCGGCTGTAGCAATATTTCCAACGTTCACATTGGCACCCAGGAGTTTGATAAACCAAACCTGTTGATTTTTATTGGGCGCTTCCCAGATGATATTTTCAGATTTGACATTGGTGATAATGTCGTCAATCAATTCGATATTTGCAGATCCGTCTTGATTATAAATACCGATATTGCCGCTTTCACGGGCTTCGCCAATCACTTTCCAGGCTCCGGCTTCCAATTCGCTTTTCATCATCGAAATCCATTGGGCGGTAGGGATGATCACCCCGGCATGTTTTGAACCTACTTCAGAAACAACAGTAACCTGAGTGGAGAGTTGACGTATATATTCAAGCTTCTGGTCATGAGGCAGTTCCATGGAACCATCGGAAACTTCCACCATTTCCAGCTTATATTTGTCAATAAATTTCCTGTATTCATCGAACATATTGCGGACAATAAAAAGCTCAAAGAGGGTACCGCCAAAATAAGGACGAACATTAGCCTGTTGATAAATCTTAATCTTTTCTTCCAGATTGTTCGTTATCAATGCAGTACCAAATCCAAACTTCACCAGGTCCGTATATTCGCCGGCAGCAGATACAAAATTTTCAGCATCTCTTAGGCTCAGGCCTTTATCCATCATCATGGTCAGGCCATTTTCTCTAGGTTTTTTACTTCGTTCGGGCAGGTAAGGTAAATTAAAATTCATAATTTTTTTATTTGATTTTAGTATAGTTGGTAACTAAGTCAAGGAGTTTCTTAAGATTCAAAGCCTGGGGGTAAAATTCTTTAACCTGTTCCCATATTTCGGGATATAACTTAAGTCCGCTTTCGAAAGCTTTATATCCGGCAACAAATCTTCTTTTAATAAAATAATAGGATGCCAGCCTGTAATACAAAATTGCACTGTCGGGATTATTCGTAATTCCTTTTTCCAGGACATCTATGGCATCTTCAACTCTTGACATCTTTAAATATTGCTCTGAACAATTCAACCAGGCTTCCACATCTTCGGGGTCCAGCTCAATAACCTTCAGGTACGACTCCACAGATTGCTTATATTGTTCAAGCTTGGTATAATTGTTTGCCAGCGAAAAAAGATATTCTGTATCATTGGGCGAAAGATGGGCGGCTTTCAAGAAATAACGGATGCTTTTTTTGAATTTTCTGTTCAAAAAATAAACCATCCCCATTCCATACCAGGCATCCGAAAAATCCTTGTCCAGACTGATTGCCTTATTATAAAAAAGAAGTGAATTGGTGAAATCGCCAAGCTTCTCGTAACATTCACCCATATAACAATAAGCCAGCTCATTATCATCATCTACGGCCACACAATCATTGTATGCATCTATGGCCTTATCATATTTTTTTTGGGCCAGGAGTAAATTCCCCATATTAAAACCGGCAGATGAATTTTTTTCATTGATCACCAGGCAAAAATCAAATGCCTTAATCGCTTCCTCTGTTTTATTCAACTGACAATAAACCAGTCCCATATTAAACCATGCATTTTCCGAAAAAGCATCTTCGTCCAGATACTTATTGTAAAAAATGATGCTTTTTTCAGCTTCGCCTAACTTGTCGTAACAGTAGGCGATATCATAGAGAACCGATTCATTTTTCCGGTTAAGTTCATAAGCCTTAAGCAAATACTTCAGAGCCGTTTTATTTTGATTGAAATGTTCAAAAGATAAGGCAATATTGTACAATACTTCATCTTTATCATCGTAGGTGACAGAGAGAGCCTGATCGAACTGCCTGGAAGCTTCTTTGGTCCTTCCTAGCTGATTATAGGCTATACCCTTGAGCACCATGACTTCATAATTACCGGTTTCAATCCTTTCCAGTTTTCTAAGTATGCTCATGGCCTTGATGGGCTGCCCTTTATCGAGTAAAATCTGGGCCATTTTCAGCTGGATCTCTGTTGATGAAGGATGTTGCTTGTTGGCAAGATTTGCAGCATGAACAGCACTATTAAATTTGCTTTCGTCAAGATAATGATCTATTATGTCTTCAAATTCATGTACATCGAAAAAATACTGCATATTTTTTTTCAACATATCTTCATACCTGCGTATTACATCATCATAATCATCATCAAATAATTTTTCTCTGTCTTCTCTCATTGGCTGTCCTAAATAAACATACCTTACAAAAATAGTAAATATTTATTCCGAAAATAAAAAAAATAAATTTTTAACTGATTTAAAAAATAAAAGACTGATTGTCTTGAAATTAAAATCAATTCAGATCTTTCAGAATAGCTTGGATGATTTCGTCATAACTTCTGTCGAAATGATGTCCTCCCTTTGTATAATAAAAATGTACCCGTTTATCGTGGATCAGGGAAGGAATTTTAGTATTTTCGTCCTGGCCGAAAATACATAAAACCTTGGTATTTTGAAGATTCCTTACTTCATTGACCACGTCATACGTATCTTTGCGGCTATCTATGCTCAGCATGTCAATGAAGTGGATTTCAAAACCTGTCCTTTCGGTAGGCGACAGCATTACCACCAAAGCTGTCTTGTTTCTCAGGGAAGGAATAAATTTTCTGGCCACAAAAGGAACAATTTCAGCACCGAAAGAATATCCGATTAAAATGATCTGAGTCCTGTTCCAATACTTCAAATAATAGTTTATAACCGGTTCAATATCATGAGCAACCATTTCAGGAGTCTTTTTGTTCCAGAAATAATGAAAGGCATCCAGCCCTATGCAGGGAATATTTTTCTTTGCCAGGTGTAAAGCCAGTTGCTGGTCGAACCATCCCCAGCCGCCATCACCCGAAATCATAAACACCAATGGAAGCCCGGGCTCACTGGAAGCAGGGAAAATATGCAAAGGAAGCTGGAAGACAGAAGATTGACCACAAAGTGGCTCTGATGAAGAAACGGGAGAAACAGGCCTGTTTTTACTATAGCCAGGCACAGGAGGACTGATTCCTTTGTTTACCGGGAATGCCAGTATTAAAGGGTTAAACAGAAAAAAAACAGATAAAGAAAAAGTGACAAGTCCTTTTTTCATATCCACGTAATTTTTTAAGGGAAAAATCAGAAGGCTAATTCACCTGTCAGTTCAAAGTCAGAAGATGAAACAATTTTAACGGGGTAAAAGTTTCCGATAGTAAGTTTTTTTCCGTTTTTGGCAATAAGTACTTCGTCATCAACTTCAGGAGAATCAAATTCTGTGCGG
This region includes:
- a CDS encoding ATP-binding cassette domain-containing protein; this translates as MNESILKALMHLFAIVANVNKEGHFENDREIVKDYLDLQYTHEVVHKYIEYFDRQVRLFHPEQFYENSEQKARSNISNGSFIVELCTQINEELEQEQKIIVLIYLLDFVSRGNSLDDSELKFINSVAQHLKIREDEYEDIKSFTFGELDQCQHPERILIIDSKESSDRPEIKHMVNKKIDGLIVVLHLPSTNTYVCRYYGRLSLFLNGHYIKPDRSYIWSMGATIKSSKIGSLYFSRVAGQFIQAGIENKFVFAAEEIEYSYYNSTNGVKRFNFSEDSSRLIGIIGGSGSGKSTLLNLLNGNLKPKNGTIKINGYDIHQDKDKIKGIIGYVPQDDLLIKELTVYQNLYFSARFCFNQYSEEEIRKVVEKALVEFDLVEARDLYVGDAITTILSGGQRKRLNIALELIREPSILFVDEPTSGLSSADSEKVINLLKRQALKGKLVIANIHQPSSDVFKMLDKLLVMDLGGRIIYYGNPLSAVTYFKNAAKYPDADESECMNCGNINTDQILRIVEARVVDSNGRLTRKRKTFPEEWYQMYLSNIDVNVKKIKRQHDSSIPKSNFSIPGHFKQFKIFLQRDVLSKLHNRQYLVINTLEAPLLAVILAFFSKCFILVNDSPKYIFSENPNIPAFLFMSVIVALFLGLVISSEEIFKDRKILKREEFLDLSRSSYLFSKIVVLFIISAIQMLIFVLIGNYMLEIKGMTLSYWLILFTASCSANMMGLIISSGLSSAAAIYILVPVLMVPQLLLSGVVIEYDKMHNKITSQEYVPFVGDAIIGRWAYEALMVTQFKDNRFERNFYNLDRDIEKSIFYKSYGIPVLKELNEQCKGLLVKVDSAKLQKNLTVMGNEVIKLADDLQWQLPAFAANIKNGQYNRETYNNINDFLSVALQQYIAKYNQAADQRDKKYDALITKLGSEDNFMRFNQQYVNKRVADVVTNEKELNEYTIHDGEIIPMKDPVYRVSNSKTGRAQFYAPYKRIFNLSIDTFWFNLVFIWLGAFFLFIVLYFDIFRKFVTYLENIKLSRVSRQKLLRLLLVEQLENRRPSKVKE
- a CDS encoding DUF2027 domain-containing protein, translating into MNFKIGDKVKFLNDTGGGIITKSIDKTTVLVEIEDGFELPVLLSELVYDGDSQNSSGAVYDVSTFNKQGEEIRKGKKKPVPQVEDEELTEEETEGGIEDTEYYFFKKEENKLIEQLNEPEPEDTAEDTDTVVSILCAFTHNREKGNSVYNLYLINDCQYSLLFNLAANEQGSFRHIKSGALEGETKFLLGTYTRDKLDKITGLRFELILLKTGKYRPQEPLAEEIKIDTSLVCNLDNYSENDYFDGPALTYYISSSNIAKEMDKVSGKNIREIIREKEPARKKVVVHKNRQATPAPDEVDLHIEKLVDNYKSLDPNEIMDIQLAKFEIALEGAIRNHIPKIVFIHGIGNGRLKFELRKCLDQKYPQLKYQDASFREYGYGATIVLIK
- a CDS encoding S-adenosylmethionine:tRNA ribosyltransferase-isomerase; the encoded protein is MNMDTKEVLIDDYNYDLPQERIAKYPLAQRDESKLLIYKNQDILQDVFKNIADYLDSSYLLIRNNTKVFQARLLFKKETGAEIEIFCLDPLDPSDYALSFQSKNHCIWNCLIGNQKRWKGQDLTKSFDFEGKTYSLSATKISEDSGINAIKFSWDNSEITFADVMEACGLIPLPPYLHRDAEDSDKVRYQTIYSKFEGSVAAPTAGLHFTPEVLESLKAKNIDTAELTLHVGAGTFKPVKTECIGEHEMHTEHFFVRKAELKKIIDNAQNIVAVGTTTVRTLESLYWLGVKLLTRQDEFEENYHLSQWEVYDMPQDISPKESLNALYNYLLDNNLELLHASTQIIIAPGYHYKLLKALITNFHQPKSTLLLLIAALIGDKWKEVYHFAMENNFRFLSYGDSSLLFNRNL
- a CDS encoding DUF3820 family protein, which gives rise to MEENDVFPDKEHLLKLANARMPFGKYANRLLIDLPEPYVVWFKQKGFPKGELGKMLAEVYEIKVNGLEYLFKPLKK